Proteins from a genomic interval of Chanodichthys erythropterus isolate Z2021 chromosome 8, ASM2448905v1, whole genome shotgun sequence:
- the kera gene encoding keratocan, whose translation MEWLMVAFVALILASQVRSDEVPYEHMISQLHACPKECNCPPSFPNAVYCDNKGLKRIPAIPPYTWYLYLQNNLIDVLSTDALHNATQLRWINLNRNKITNEGLEADALKAMSNLVHLYMEDNLLTSIPSPLPAKLEQLRLSRNRISKIPAGVFSGMDHLTLLDLQGNKLQDDAVTEVSLKGLNSLIQINLAKNQLNSMPLGLPPTTTQIFLDGNNIEKIPAEYFKGLPKVVSLRLNRNKLANGGIPKNVFNLSSILDLQLSHNQLTEVPVISSGLEHLHLDHNKIKSVNSSDICPPGALDDYLDENGPRLRYLRLDGNEIKPPIPRELMMCFRLLRAIVI comes from the exons ATGGAGTGGCTCATGGTTGCATTTGTGGCCCTAATTTTGGCCAGCCAAGTCCGCTCTGATGAAGTTCCCTATGAGCACATGATCTCTCAGCTCCATGCATGTCCTAAAGAATGCAACTGCCCTCCAAGCTTCCCTAATGCTGTTTACTGTGACAACAAGGGTCTAAAACGCATACCTGCCATCCCTCCTTATACCTGGTACTTGTACCTCCAGAACAATCTCATTGATGTCCTCTCAACTGATGCTCTGCACAATGCCACACAGCTTAGGTGGATCAACCTCAACCGCAACAAAATCACAAACGAAGGCTTGGAGGCTGACGCTCTTAAGGCTATGTCTAACCTTGTACACCTCTACATGGAAGACAACTTGCTGACTTCCATTCCATCTCCTCTGCCTGCCAAATTAGAGCAGTTACGGCTGTCCCGAAATAGAATCTCAAAGATCCCAGCCGGTGTCTTCTCTGGAATGGACCATCTCACCTTACTGGATCTGCAAGGTAACAAGCTACAGGATGATGCAGTGACTGAGGTCAGTCTGAAAGGACTCAACAGCTTGATCCAGATCAACTTAGCAAAGAATCAGCTAAACAGCATGCCCCTCGGCCTACCACCCACAACCACACAGATCTTTTTGGATGGCAACAACATTGAGAAGATTCCGGCTGAGTACTTCAAGGGTCTTCCGAAAGTGGTGTCTCTCAGGCTCAACCGCAATAAGCTGGCTAATGGAGGTATCCCAAAAAACGTGTTTAACCTTTCCAGCATCCTTGATCTACAGCTTTCTCACAACCAGCTCACAGAGGTGCCCGTTATCTCTTCTGGCCTGGAGCACCTGCATCTGGATCACAATAAGATCAAGA GTGTGAATAGCTCGGACATCTGTCCACCTGGTGCACTTGATGATTACCTTGATGAGAATGGTCCACGTCTCCGTTACCTTCGCCTTGATGGTAATGAGATCAAACCCCCTATTCCACGAGAGCTGATGATGTGTTTCCGTCTCCTTAGAGCTATTGTCATATGA